From Porphyromonadaceae bacterium W3.11, one genomic window encodes:
- a CDS encoding AraC family transcriptional regulator, which produces MKPVNIERHFDCPNYAENMDDGGMYRYLKVTPREPLEITTEEEMALVFVNSYDTLYTIGSDVNETRNSPFGIFLDAEKTLKMSLTDGGVVAIFRFSRLEELCCNYSIANLKSFAPVTMVHRTLEIYEPLRNVLNSIEGYYHDGLLCAEMMAWKLKEILWVIGAYYKPEIIGEVFAPLLRREVDFKEFVMQNYAHAKSAQELADMRGVSIRTFNKIFKETFDQPPYSWMLDQKAVLIEERLADPTVTFQEIMDEFRFSSPSHFTVFCRRQFNKTPTQHRRELVRKEAEERAAARRARMQNPLHHDKD; this is translated from the coding sequence ATGAAACCTGTAAATATAGAAAGGCATTTTGACTGCCCCAATTATGCGGAAAATATGGATGATGGTGGCATGTATCGCTATCTGAAAGTTACTCCTAGAGAGCCGCTTGAAATAACTACAGAGGAGGAAATGGCCTTGGTCTTTGTAAATAGTTATGACACGCTATATACCATTGGTAGTGATGTGAATGAGACACGTAACTCGCCCTTTGGGATTTTCTTGGATGCGGAGAAGACCCTCAAGATGAGTCTTACCGATGGCGGTGTCGTCGCTATCTTTCGCTTCTCTCGACTAGAGGAATTGTGCTGTAACTACTCAATTGCTAATCTCAAGTCCTTTGCTCCTGTCACTATGGTGCACCGTACGCTTGAAATATACGAACCGCTTCGCAATGTGCTGAACTCTATCGAAGGATATTATCACGATGGGTTACTGTGTGCTGAGATGATGGCATGGAAACTTAAGGAGATTTTGTGGGTCATTGGTGCTTATTATAAGCCCGAGATCATTGGTGAAGTTTTTGCTCCACTGCTTAGGAGAGAAGTGGACTTTAAGGAGTTCGTGATGCAGAATTATGCACATGCAAAGTCAGCACAGGAGCTAGCTGATATGAGAGGTGTCTCTATTCGTACTTTTAATAAAATTTTCAAGGAGACCTTTGATCAGCCACCTTATTCGTGGATGTTGGATCAGAAAGCGGTCTTAATAGAAGAGCGCTTGGCAGATCCTACTGTGACATTCCAGGAGATCATGGATGAGTTTAGATTTTCAAGCCCAAGCCACTTCACAGTATTCTGTCGTCGTCAGTTCAATAAAACTCCTACCCAACATCGCCGAGAGTTGGTAAGAAAAGAAGCGGAGGAGAGAGCCGCTGCGAGAAGAGCTCGTATGCAAAATCCATTGCACCACGATAAAGATTAA
- the dapF gene encoding diaminopimelate epimerase, whose protein sequence is MMKKEIIFHKMHGLGNDYIYINLDQYPIDDLEKFARVYSDRRFGVGGDGVITYQKDNSADYLMRVFNLDGSEALMCGNAIRCVAKLLYESGLCKKNTIRINTLSGIKELSLTVDGVTVTDVRVDMNPPHVTNNYKIIYLDDMSVVGVQVDVGNPHFINFIDDDPDDYPLSEIGPKVENHKDFADGVNYEVVQVFNPHHVKMRVWERGSGLTFACGTGATAIAVAGIATKRLESPVKVSMPGGDLTIEWDGRESSPAYMIGGATLVYEGRINDDAGLWVTSEWKENFVS, encoded by the coding sequence ATGATGAAAAAAGAAATAATCTTTCATAAGATGCATGGGCTGGGGAATGACTATATTTACATTAATCTGGATCAGTACCCTATAGATGATCTGGAAAAATTTGCTCGTGTGTATAGCGATAGACGTTTTGGTGTAGGTGGGGATGGGGTCATCACTTATCAAAAAGATAATTCGGCTGACTACCTCATGAGGGTTTTTAATCTGGACGGTTCAGAGGCTTTAATGTGCGGTAATGCGATTCGATGTGTGGCAAAGCTCCTTTATGAGAGTGGGTTGTGCAAAAAGAATACGATTAGGATAAATACATTGTCAGGTATTAAGGAGCTGAGCCTAACGGTTGATGGCGTGACGGTAACAGATGTGAGGGTGGATATGAATCCACCTCATGTTACGAATAATTATAAGATCATTTATCTAGATGACATGTCTGTCGTCGGGGTCCAAGTAGATGTGGGTAATCCACACTTTATAAACTTCATTGATGATGACCCGGATGATTATCCTCTCTCAGAAATAGGGCCAAAGGTGGAGAACCATAAGGACTTCGCTGATGGTGTTAATTACGAAGTGGTACAAGTATTTAACCCACATCATGTTAAGATGAGGGTTTGGGAACGTGGGTCAGGCTTGACTTTTGCTTGCGGTACAGGTGCTACAGCTATTGCTGTAGCTGGGATTGCTACGAAGAGACTGGAGAGCCCCGTGAAGGTATCGATGCCAGGGGGAGACTTGACCATTGAGTGGGACGGGCGAGAGTCATCACCAGCCTACATGATTGGGGGAGCTACTTTGGTCTATGAGGGTCGGATCAATGATGACGCAGGACTCTGGGTTACTTCAGAGTGGAAGGAAAATTTTGTTTCTTGA
- a CDS encoding LL-diaminopimelate aminotransferase, with protein MSKINDNFLKLPKSYLFAEINKRVAGFQAEHPDAKVIRMGIGDVTLGLPSAVIQAMHDAVDELSKGATLKGYGPEQGYAFLRESIVNHDYAPLGVMLEPDEVFVSDGAKSDTANITDLFGNDVKIAITDPVYPVYVDSNVLAGRGGLLKDNGRWSNFIYLPCNRENGFVPPLPEEHVDLIYLCYPNNPTGTTLTREELKQFVDYARSHQSLILFDAAYEAFVTEDDVPRSIYEIEGAKECAIEFRSYSKTAGFTSVRCGYTVVPKDLPVDYNAMWSRRQTTKFNGASYISQRGAAAIYTDLGRQQVVENIRYYLHNASVIREALSKAGVEYYGGVSSPYIWLKTPEEYPGSWDYFNYLLEEKQVVGTPGVGFGIEGEGYFRLSAFSTHEATLEAMSRIAAK; from the coding sequence ATGAGTAAGATAAATGATAATTTTTTGAAACTACCCAAGAGCTACCTCTTCGCAGAGATCAATAAGAGAGTAGCGGGATTTCAGGCAGAGCATCCTGATGCGAAGGTGATTCGGATGGGGATAGGAGATGTGACTTTAGGCTTGCCAAGTGCTGTCATTCAGGCCATGCATGATGCTGTAGATGAGTTATCTAAGGGGGCTACGTTGAAGGGGTATGGTCCCGAGCAGGGCTATGCTTTTCTTAGAGAGTCCATCGTGAATCATGATTATGCTCCATTGGGTGTGATGCTGGAGCCGGATGAGGTCTTTGTCAGTGATGGAGCAAAGAGTGATACCGCAAATATAACAGACCTCTTTGGCAATGATGTGAAGATCGCCATCACGGATCCTGTGTATCCTGTTTATGTGGACTCTAATGTGTTAGCTGGGAGAGGTGGCCTCCTAAAGGATAATGGTCGGTGGAGTAACTTTATATACCTGCCTTGTAATAGAGAGAATGGATTTGTTCCGCCTCTTCCAGAGGAACATGTGGATCTGATTTATCTCTGCTACCCTAATAATCCTACAGGTACTACTCTGACGCGTGAAGAACTGAAGCAGTTTGTGGATTATGCTCGTAGCCATCAGAGTCTCATCCTTTTCGATGCCGCTTATGAGGCCTTCGTGACTGAGGATGATGTCCCTAGATCCATTTATGAGATAGAGGGAGCCAAAGAGTGTGCGATAGAGTTTAGAAGCTACTCCAAGACCGCTGGTTTCACAAGTGTCAGATGCGGTTATACTGTGGTGCCAAAGGATTTACCCGTCGATTATAACGCGATGTGGAGCAGACGACAGACAACTAAGTTTAATGGTGCGAGTTATATCAGCCAGAGAGGAGCAGCCGCTATATACACAGATCTAGGTCGTCAACAGGTGGTTGAAAATATCCGTTATTACCTTCATAATGCGAGTGTCATACGAGAGGCTCTGTCAAAGGCTGGGGTAGAGTACTATGGAGGGGTGTCATCACCATATATCTGGCTGAAAACTCCTGAGGAGTATCCTGGTTCATGGGATTACTTCAATTACCTCCTAGAGGAGAAGCAGGTAGTGGGGACACCTGGAGTTGGTTTTGGTATTGAGGGAGAGGGCTACTTCCGATTATCTGCATTTAGCACTCATGAGGCTACCTTGGAAGCGATGTCTAGAATCGCTGCCAAGTAA
- a CDS encoding potassium/proton antiporter, giving the protein MLLVVLTTEQILLYGSMLAIIGLFLSKKGFEYGLPTLLLFLGVGVLASTTNLIQFNNPIVAQAIGVIALTVILFSGGMGTSYKEVKPVMLPGALLATVGVLLTSLLTGTFIYYLFQWFDGPVHLTYLESLLFASVMSSTDSASVFSILRSNKTYLKHNLKPLLEFESGSNDPMAYMLTIILVQMIQSDGAASIWDAIWMFVVQFSLGVIFGLALGWLAVKMVNKFHLQATALYPILMLSIAFFIYTVTYEAGGNGYLAVYLAGMMVGNMKMVYYKTILRFFDGIQSLCQLIMFLSLGLMVDFFRLSQVAIPAILISLFLILLGRPVAVFLTMLPFWKKFKARAQLYVGWVGLRGAVPIIFATVPWVAGIESAELIFTVVFFITMLSLIIQGTTVQYMAKKLNLIDHSVRDHVFHEMNLPEQIKSTLSEMIVSKRMIGVSNKLKDIDMPNHTLAILVQRDGDFFIPNGETELRVNDHILFISDDDEALVRVYEELGIVEYKMVRNV; this is encoded by the coding sequence ATGCTATTAGTTGTCCTAACTACTGAACAAATACTCCTTTACGGATCTATGTTGGCTATTATCGGGCTCTTTTTGAGTAAAAAAGGGTTCGAGTATGGCTTGCCAACGTTGCTCCTCTTTTTGGGGGTAGGTGTATTGGCTAGTACCACTAACCTGATTCAGTTTAATAACCCTATAGTAGCACAGGCGATAGGTGTGATCGCTCTGACGGTCATCCTTTTCTCGGGTGGAATGGGGACATCCTACAAGGAGGTGAAGCCAGTCATGTTACCGGGAGCTCTCCTGGCTACCGTAGGAGTCCTGCTGACTTCTCTTCTTACGGGTACATTTATTTACTATCTCTTTCAATGGTTTGATGGTCCAGTACACCTTACTTACTTGGAGTCTTTGCTCTTTGCGTCAGTGATGTCCTCGACCGACTCTGCGTCTGTCTTCTCCATCCTTCGGAGCAATAAGACCTATTTGAAGCATAACCTCAAGCCTCTCTTGGAGTTCGAAAGCGGTAGTAATGACCCTATGGCATATATGCTGACAATTATTTTGGTGCAGATGATTCAGTCAGATGGAGCTGCTTCGATCTGGGATGCTATCTGGATGTTTGTGGTACAATTTTCTCTTGGGGTTATTTTCGGTCTTGCACTTGGTTGGCTGGCTGTGAAGATGGTGAATAAGTTTCACTTACAAGCGACAGCCCTCTATCCGATTTTGATGTTGTCCATAGCCTTCTTTATTTACACCGTTACTTATGAGGCTGGAGGCAATGGCTATCTTGCTGTGTATTTAGCTGGTATGATGGTGGGGAATATGAAGATGGTTTACTACAAGACTATCCTGAGGTTCTTTGATGGTATTCAGTCTCTATGCCAGTTAATTATGTTCCTATCACTTGGATTGATGGTGGACTTCTTTAGACTTTCGCAGGTTGCGATCCCAGCGATATTAATCTCTCTGTTCCTCATCCTTTTAGGCAGACCTGTAGCGGTGTTCCTTACAATGCTACCCTTCTGGAAAAAGTTTAAGGCTAGGGCACAGCTGTATGTTGGCTGGGTTGGGTTGCGTGGGGCGGTACCTATAATATTTGCGACTGTTCCTTGGGTTGCGGGTATAGAGAGTGCTGAGCTTATCTTTACGGTAGTGTTCTTTATCACAATGCTCTCGCTTATTATTCAAGGGACTACAGTGCAGTATATGGCAAAGAAGCTTAATCTCATTGATCACTCAGTGCGGGATCATGTCTTTCATGAGATGAATTTGCCAGAGCAAATTAAGAGTACACTTTCAGAAATGATCGTGAGTAAGCGGATGATAGGTGTAAGTAATAAGTTGAAGGATATAGACATGCCTAACCACACTCTGGCCATATTGGTACAGAGGGATGGGGATTTTTTTATTCCGAATGGAGAGACGGAGTTGAGGGTTAATGATCATATCCTATTTATATCCGATGATGATGAGGCGTTGGTGAGAGTGTATGAAGAGTTGGGGATTGTGGAATATAAAATGGTAAGAAACGTATGA